GCGGCCGTAACGGGCAAGGCCTTTGGGGTGGAGAGGGTTCCCGTGGTAAAGGGTCAGGCTCTTCCGGCTTATGATCCCAGGGCGGCGCACGGAATCGGCGTGACCTACGCAACGAGCACCATGGGAGCCGATCACACCGCAGGTTACGCCATTGCCCAGAACATCCTCAAGGTGGGGGGCTTTGTGGATCCTCTCAAGCCCGAGGGTCAGGTTGAAATATCCCGAAACCTCCAGATTGCAACGGCGGCCATTGACTCCACGGGGATGTGCCTCTTTATAGCCTTCGCCACCCTGGATCAGCCCGAGACCTTTCAGGCCATGCTGGACATGATAAACGCCTTCTACGGCTGGAACTGGACCGCCGATGACTTCATGGAATACGGCAAAAAGATCCTCAGAATGGAGCGGGAATTCAACACAAAGGCAGGCTTTACGAAAGAACACGACCGCCTGCCCAGATTCTTCAAAGTCGAACCACTCCCACCCCACAACTTAACCTTCCAGGTACCAGACGAGGAACTGGATAAGGTTTTTGAATTTTAATAAATCCGTTGATCTGTAGCAAAAGAACACCTTTCCCTTAGAGGAAAGGTGTTCTTTTTTGTTATAAAGAGCAGGAGGGGGAACTTCGAGATGAGCTATTTTGAAATCGAAGCAGGGCGCAGGGCTTATGGGATTGTCAGAGAGGAGGGGTTAAGGGCAGAGAGGATTCGTGTCATACTCGGGGCAGCCGGTGGGCCTAAATGGCTGGTATTGTACCATCTGGATAGATGGATAAGTTCCGAACTGCTTCCGGGAGTCCGTCATCCTGTGCATTTCTTCGGATCTTCAATAGGTGCCTGGCGACTTGCAGCGATGACCTGTAAGGAACCTTCCAGGGCAATAGATAATCTCTTTGAATCGTACATGAATCAACGCTATTCTTCCAAACCTTCACCCCGGGAAGTAACTCAGGTTGCAAGAACCATACTCAGATCTTTCATGCCGGAGGGAACAGAAGAGGAAGTGCTCGGTCACCCTTTCATCAGGTTAAACATCGCTACGGTGAGAATGAAAATCGGAGCTTCGGAAAATCGACTGCCCTTACTTTTATCGACCTTTTTAATGTACACCGCAAATAGGCTGAGTAGATCTTACCTGAGATTTTTTATGGACAGGGTTTATTTCTCCGACCCAAGAGATCGCCCTCCCCTGGAAGGGACTACCGATCACATACCGATCAGGCTCGTGGAGCTTACACCCGGAAACCTACCGGATGCCTTAATGGCCTCGGCTTCAATTCCTCTCGTAATGGAAGGCGTGAGGAGCATACCGGGTGCACCCCCGGGAACCTATCGAGATGGCGGACTGATCGACTATCACATACTTCCTCCATTAAGGCTAAAGGACGGTGAGCTGGCACTGTTCCCGCATTACTCCGGTACCGTTACTCCCGGTTGGTTTGACAAAACCTTGAGACATCGCTCCCCTGACCCTCGCACCCTCGAAAACATTGTTCTGGTGCGACCTTCTAACACTTTCTTTTCCATGCTTCCTGACCGGAAGATTCCGGACCGGCAGGATTTCTATACCTTTTCAAATAATCCACTGGAACGCAAAAGACGGTGGAAAAAAGCCGTAGAATTGGGAAGGAGAATGGCCGAAGAATTTGCTGAAGCCGTTTCTTCCGGGAAAATACGAGATATGGTCAGGCTTTACGGACTCAAGGAGGGAAGCCGATGATACGCTTTGAGTCGATTCGTCAAACCGCCGAATTTCACAGTCCTCTTGCAGGAGGCAAACTCATCAGGCAGGAGATAGAATTCAGAAAAGATCCCCTTCTGGGACATGTCAGCATTGTTAACGAGGCAATCCGTGGTAAAAAAGAATTTCTTTTCCCCGATACGGATTTTAATTACACCCGGGAACGTGCAGAAGCGACCAGATCGACATGCTTTCTATGCGATGGTAAATGGGAAACAATGACCCCGAAGTACCCCGACACTCTTCTGCCCGGGGGCAGAATGGTGAAAAACGAATGCGTGCTGTTTCCCAACCTCTTCCCTCTTGCATCCTATCATGCGGTGGTCATGGTGGGTCATGCTCACTACAGAAACCTGGACGAGTTCTCGGAGGACCTGCTTCGCGATGCCCTGGATGTCTCATTTTCTTTTATAAAAACCGTGTGGGGCAAAACAAAAGACCCATCGTACTTTACCGTTAACGCTAATTATCTTCCTCCCGCCGGAGCCAGCGTGATACACCCACATCTCCAGGTCTTGGGCGCGGGGGTTCCGTCAACTCACCACGAAAGGGTTATTAAAGCCTCAAGAAAATTCTATGAAGAGCACGGAAGGTCCTTCTGGAAGGTACTGATAGAGGAAGAAAGAAAAGCCGGGGTGAGATACATAACCTGTTTTGACGACTCGGCTCACATAATTGCGGCTTACTCACCCATTGGTCCCAACGAAATCCAGATTGTCTTCCCTCATAGAGCTAATCTCCTGGAATGGACGGAAAAGGATATCGGCAACTTTGCAAAAGCTCTCTCCACGGTGCTCAAGGCATATCACAATCTGGGGTTTTCCACCTTCAACATGGCCTGCTACGGAGGACCCCTTGAGGACACTGAAGAAGGGGACGGTTGTTTCGCCAGGATCATAACCCGCCAGAACATGGTACCTCATCATCGGACAGACGACTTTTACTTCCAGAGACTCCTGGGTAACGAAATTGCCTTTTATCCTCCGGAGGAACTGGCGGGATTTGTACGGGCCCTTTTAAACTGAAAACTCTTTTCTGGCGGCAACTTTTCGAGCCTTACCGGAGGCCGGTTTGAAGTTAGCCCGGATACCGCTTATAGCCTGGCCCGGAAATGGCAGGCGAGACTTTAGCAATTTTCTTCTTTCTGATAAGATGGTTGAGGGAGTTTATGAAATAACAAACAAAACCTGGGGAAGGTGGGAAGTTGAGACGGCCTAAATTTATTTTCATAACCGGCGGAGTTTTATCGTCCCTTGGAAAGGGGCTTGCGGCTGCTTCCATTGGGGCACTTATGGAAAGCCGCGGGTTAAGGGTTACTTTACAGAAACTGGACCCATACATAAACGTCGATCCGGGAACCATGAATCCCTTTCAGCACGGTGAGGTTTACGTAACCGATGACGGAGCCGAGACCGACCTCGATCTCGGTCATTATGAAAGGTTCACCAGAGCACGAATGTCGAAGAAGAACAACTACACCTCAGGCAGTATATATTACTCCGTCATCAAAAAAGAACGCCGCGGTGACTATCTCGGAGCCACGGTTCAGGTGATACCTCACATAACCGACGAAATTAAACAGGCAATACAAAGCGTGGTAAATGATGAAGACATAGTGATAGTGGAAATCGGGGGAACCGTTGGGGATATAGAGAGCCTTCCCTTTCTGGAAGCAATCAGGCAATTCCGGAACGATGTGGGTCGGGAAAATTCCATTTACGTCCATGTCACATTGGTTCCTTACCTTAAAAACTCAGGAGAGCTGAAAACCAAGCCGACGCAGCACAGCGTTAAAGAACTGAGAAGCATAGGCATACAGCCCGACATTTTACTATGTCGATCCGAAAAGCCCTTAAGCCCGGAGATTAAGGCAAAGATTGCGCACTTCTGTAATGTTGAACCCGACGCCGTGATTACGGCTCAGGATGTGGACTGCATCTACGAAGTTCCTCTGATGCTCCACAAAGAAGGCTTAGACGACAAGATCGTACAGCTCCTTAACATCTGGACGCGGGCACCGGTGCTTGATGAATGGGAGAACCTGGTAAGGAGAGCACGAGAGGCAAGCCGGCAGGTCAGAATTGCCATCGTCGGCAAGTACGTTAACCTGAAAGAATCGTACAAAAGTCTTCACGAGGCATTGCTTCATGCCGGATGGATACAGGATGCGAAGGTTGAACCCGTTTACATAGATTCCGAAGAAGTGGAGAAAGAAGGTGGAGAGGCCATGCTTGAGGGATGCCACGGAATTCTCGTTCCCGGAGGTTTTGGGCACCGTGGCATAGAAGGAAAGATCAAGGCCATAAAAATAGCCCGGGAACGCAATATTCCCTTCTTTGGGATCTGTCTTGGTATGCAACTGGCCGTAGTGGAGTTTGCTCGAAATGTCGCCGGGCTTGATCACGCTCACAGCCAGGAATTCAATCCCCATACCCCTCACCCCGTCATATATTTGATGAGAGAATGGTTTGACTATAAGAGTCAGAAGACCATAAGGAGAAGTGAGCAGAGCGATCTTGGGGGGACCATGAGGCTGGGGGCATATCCGTGCATTCTTGAAAAAGACAGCAAAGCTTTTGAAGCTTACGGTGAGATCGAAATCTGGGAAAGGCACCGACACCGTTTCGAGTTTAACAACGACTATAGAGAAAGGCTCGCCAAGTACGGTATGAGGTTCACGGGCCTCTCGCCTGATAAAAACCTGGTAGAGATTGTGGAGATTCCTGATCATCCGTGGTTTCTGGGGTGTCAATTCCACCCTGAATTCAAATCCCGTCCCATGGAGGCACACCCTCTTTTCAAGGCTTTCGTACGCAAGGCCATTGAATACGGCAGTAAGGACTGATAGGAAAGATTTGCATAAAATCCTGCCTTAATAAGGGGCGGTATGAAAAGCAACGCGTTATGGCGAAACCTTTCGAGCAGGCAGATCGGTCCTTTCGTTATTGCAGGGCCCTGTGTAATGGAAAGCTACGAACTAATGTACGAGACGGCATCATACATCAAAAACCTGTGCGATCGCCTGGGGCTTACCTTTGTCTTTAAGAGCTCCTACGATAAGGCAAATCGTACATCTATCAGGTCTTTCCGGGGACCAGGGCTGCAAAAGGGGCTGGCATGGCTTGAAAGGCTGAAAGCAGAACTGAAGGTCTTTACGCTGACGGACGTTCATTCCCCTGAAGAAGCCAGAGCAGCGGCTTCTGTCGTGGATGTACTCCAGATCCCTGCCTTTTTGTGCCGTCAGACCGATCTCATAACCGCCGCCGCCTCAACGGGCAGGATAATCAACGTCAAGAAAGGCCAGTTTCTGGCCCCCTGGGATATGAAAAACGTGATTGAAAAGATTCGCTCCCGGGAAAACGAAAAGATAATCCTCACAGAAAGAGGCTCATGCTTTGGTTACAACAACCTGGTAGTTGATATGCGGTCGATCACCATAATGAAAGCATTGGGGTTTCCCGTTGTCATTGATGCGACGCACAGTGTTCAGAGACCGGGGGGATTGGGGAGCTGTTCGGGAGGAGAACGGGATTTTGTACCCGTTATAGCCCGTGCTGCCGTAGCCGCAGGTGCAGACGGAGTTTTTCTCGAGGTCCACCCCAAACCCGACGAAGCGCTCTGTGACGGTCCCAATTCCTGGTATCTAAACCGTCTGGAAGGACTTTTAAAGAACCTCAAGGCCATATACCATGCAGTAACTACAGGAGAGCAGTAGATGACTCCAAGGGATTATCTTCAAGAGCTCGTTTCCAACTACGGCCTGAACATCGGCCAGATAGATAGAATAAAACGAATACGGCTCATGCTTTTCGACGTGGACGGTGTTCTGACGGACGGGAAAATCATATACCTCGACAACGGAGTTGAAATGAAAATGTTTGACGTTCAGGACGGACACGGTATGAAGCTTCTCATAAGGGCGGGTATAGAGGTTGGACTTATCACCGGAAGGTACTGCAGGACCGTAGAGCGCCGGGCCGAAGAAATCGGCATTAAGCACGTGTACCAGAATGCGAAAATAAAGCTGGAAGCACTGGAGCAAATTCTCGCCAGAACAGGGCTTAAAGAGCAAGAAGTGGGATACATGGGTGATGACTTGATAGACATACCGGTTATGAAGAGGGTGGGCTGGGCGGTCACGGTTCCCAACGCCAACATCCACGTTTTTCCTTACGCACACCACATAACCCGCAAAAGTGGAGGAAACGGTGCCTGTAGAGAAGTCTGCGAGATTCTGTTA
This portion of the Thermodesulforhabdus norvegica genome encodes:
- the kdsA gene encoding 3-deoxy-8-phosphooctulonate synthase: MKSNALWRNLSSRQIGPFVIAGPCVMESYELMYETASYIKNLCDRLGLTFVFKSSYDKANRTSIRSFRGPGLQKGLAWLERLKAELKVFTLTDVHSPEEARAAASVVDVLQIPAFLCRQTDLITAAASTGRIINVKKGQFLAPWDMKNVIEKIRSRENEKIILTERGSCFGYNNLVVDMRSITIMKALGFPVVIDATHSVQRPGGLGSCSGGERDFVPVIARAAVAAGADGVFLEVHPKPDEALCDGPNSWYLNRLEGLLKNLKAIYHAVTTGEQ
- a CDS encoding CTP synthase encodes the protein MRRPKFIFITGGVLSSLGKGLAAASIGALMESRGLRVTLQKLDPYINVDPGTMNPFQHGEVYVTDDGAETDLDLGHYERFTRARMSKKNNYTSGSIYYSVIKKERRGDYLGATVQVIPHITDEIKQAIQSVVNDEDIVIVEIGGTVGDIESLPFLEAIRQFRNDVGRENSIYVHVTLVPYLKNSGELKTKPTQHSVKELRSIGIQPDILLCRSEKPLSPEIKAKIAHFCNVEPDAVITAQDVDCIYEVPLMLHKEGLDDKIVQLLNIWTRAPVLDEWENLVRRAREASRQVRIAIVGKYVNLKESYKSLHEALLHAGWIQDAKVEPVYIDSEEVEKEGGEAMLEGCHGILVPGGFGHRGIEGKIKAIKIARERNIPFFGICLGMQLAVVEFARNVAGLDHAHSQEFNPHTPHPVIYLMREWFDYKSQKTIRRSEQSDLGGTMRLGAYPCILEKDSKAFEAYGEIEIWERHRHRFEFNNDYRERLAKYGMRFTGLSPDKNLVEIVEIPDHPWFLGCQFHPEFKSRPMEAHPLFKAFVRKAIEYGSKD
- a CDS encoding aldehyde ferredoxin oxidoreductase C-terminal domain-containing protein → GCVIRCSGIFHDKDGHYLTKQPEYETVWANGANCGIDDLDAIAMIDFLCDNYGLDTIEMGATIGVAMEAGIIPFGDAQGAINLLHEVGKGTYLGRILGNGAAVTGKAFGVERVPVVKGQALPAYDPRAAHGIGVTYATSTMGADHTAGYAIAQNILKVGGFVDPLKPEGQVEISRNLQIATAAIDSTGMCLFIAFATLDQPETFQAMLDMINAFYGWNWTADDFMEYGKKILRMEREFNTKAGFTKEHDRLPRFFKVEPLPPHNLTFQVPDEELDKVFEF
- a CDS encoding patatin-like phospholipase family protein, whose protein sequence is MSYFEIEAGRRAYGIVREEGLRAERIRVILGAAGGPKWLVLYHLDRWISSELLPGVRHPVHFFGSSIGAWRLAAMTCKEPSRAIDNLFESYMNQRYSSKPSPREVTQVARTILRSFMPEGTEEEVLGHPFIRLNIATVRMKIGASENRLPLLLSTFLMYTANRLSRSYLRFFMDRVYFSDPRDRPPLEGTTDHIPIRLVELTPGNLPDALMASASIPLVMEGVRSIPGAPPGTYRDGGLIDYHILPPLRLKDGELALFPHYSGTVTPGWFDKTLRHRSPDPRTLENIVLVRPSNTFFSMLPDRKIPDRQDFYTFSNNPLERKRRWKKAVELGRRMAEEFAEAVSSGKIRDMVRLYGLKEGSR
- a CDS encoding KdsC family phosphatase, which codes for MTPRDYLQELVSNYGLNIGQIDRIKRIRLMLFDVDGVLTDGKIIYLDNGVEMKMFDVQDGHGMKLLIRAGIEVGLITGRYCRTVERRAEEIGIKHVYQNAKIKLEALEQILARTGLKEQEVGYMGDDLIDIPVMKRVGWAVTVPNANIHVFPYAHHITRKSGGNGACREVCEILLKTKNFWSTVTERYFGDPGDFRTQ